In the genome of Apodemus sylvaticus chromosome 2, mApoSyl1.1, whole genome shotgun sequence, one region contains:
- the LOC127677690 gene encoding taste receptor type 2 member 106, which yields MLTIAEGILLCFATSGSVLGVLGNGFILCANCINCVTQKFSTAGFIFTGLAICRICVICIIMSDGYLKLFSPHMVASDAHIIVIAYLWMITNHTSTWFATSLNLFYLLKIANFSHYIFFCLKRRINTIFIFLLGCLLISWSVAFPQIVKMLHVKMQHRNTSWQLYLSKSEFIVNHILLNLGAIFFFIVSIITCFLLIISLWKHNRKMQLYVSRFKSLKTEVHLKVMKVLISFIILFILHFIGIFRETFSFLEYKSKLLFILGLIISCLYPCCHSFILILANSQLKQASLKALKQFICHKKDTDVKVTW from the coding sequence ATGCTGACTATAGCAGAAGGAATCCTCCTTTGTTTTGCAACTAGTGGTTCAGTGCTGGGCGTTTTAGGGAATGGGTTTATCCTGTGTGCAAACTGCATTAACTGTGTCACACAGAAGTTCTCCACTGCTGGCTTTATTTTCACAGGCTTGGCTATTTGCAGAATCTGTGTCATATGTATAATAATGTCTGAtggatatttaaaattattttctccacACATGGTTGCCTCTGATGCCCACATTATAGTGATTGCTTACCTGTGGATGATTACCAATCACACAAGTACATGGTTTGCCACCAGCCTCAACCTCTTCTATCTCCTGAAGATAGCGAATTTTTCTCACTACATCTTCTTCTGCTTGAAGAGAAGAATCAATACAATATTTATCTTTCTCCTGGGGTGCTTGCTTATATCATGGTCAGTTGCTTTTCCACAAATAGTGAAGATGTTACATGTTAAAATGCAACACAGAAATACTTCCTGGCAGCTTTACCTCTCTAAGAGTGAGTTCATTGTAAACCACATTCTTCTCAACCTGGGagccatatttttctttatagtgtCTATCATTACATGTTTCCTATTAATTATTTCActttggaaacacaacaggaaGATGCAGTTGTATGTCTCAAGATTCAAAAGCCTTAAAACAGAAGTTCATCTGAAAGTCAtgaaagttttaatttcttttattatccTTTTTATCTTGCATTTCATAGGTATTTTCAGAGAAACATTTAGCTTTTTGGAATATAAAAGTAAACTGctatttattttgggtttgataatTTCATGTCTGTATCCTTGCTGCCATTCATTTATCCTAATTCTAGCAAACAGCCAGCTAAAGCAGGCTTCTTTGAAGGCACTAAAGCAATTTATTTGCCACAAGAAAGACACGGATGTCAAAGTGACATGGTAG